TTGGTAGAAATACTATTAATACATAATAGTGTCCTGCTGCAATATTGATAGAACATTACCCCATTGTAATCAGTAAAATACAAACTAGAGTTTGATTTATTATTTGTTGATTAAACTTAAGAAAGTGAAGGATAGAATGTTAATGCAGATTAAATTTCAAAGTGTGATGTGTCTCTGCTAGACTAAatgcaatacaaaaaaattgaggaagttGCTTTGCAATATTCCaaaactcagccaggcatggtggctcacacctgtaatcccagcactttgggaggccaaggctggcagatcacttgaggtcaggagttcgagaccagcctgcccagtatagtgaaacctcatctctaccaaagatacaaaaactagccgggcgtggtggtgcatgcctatagtcctaactaATTAGCCAGCTgtcgtggcacgtgcctgtaatttcagctactcgggaggcagagacatgagaattgcttgaacccgggaggtggagtttacggtgagctgagatcgcgccactgcactccagcttgggtgacagagcgagactccgtctcaaaaaaaaaatttttttttaaactcttcatTAGTTCGGAAAGATGTTGATGTCATTGATGAATGAGCGAAACTCTAATATATGTCTTTATTGTTTCACTTTCATCTTATTCATTAATGTAATTGAAAATATTATCCACCCTTCATGTTGCTACTACAGTCAGCCCTTCATATACTGTGGGTTCCACATCCGTGGATTCACCCAACTgtagatggaaaatattttttaaaataataaataaaaatacaacaataaacacattaaaaagtaaTACATTATAAAAACTTTTATGGCATTGATATTATATTAGGTATTAAAAATAATCTAGAAATGACCTCAAGTATAGAGGAGGATATGCAAAGGTTGAGTGCAAATACTTCATTTTATACAAGGGACTTGAGCATGGGAGGATTTTGGTATGGGGAGGTGCAAATAGCATACTCATTTGCAAATCATATGACCAACCATTTTGCTAATTGGATGATAATTCATAGTCAAATTTTGTGAAACTGTTGTTGgttgtagaattttaaaaactaatagtGGGTTTTTCAAGAAATAGCAAGTCATATTGATATTATAGATATAAACTGAAAATCAGGttaaatatttaagtttaaaatgtatttccaaaATTAGATAATCACTAAGAGAACTTTTTACATTGACCCTTAAAGTGTTATGAATTTTACttacatatgtaaaattatttttcagattctGTTTCCTAAAATGCCAAAACGACAGGgtgactttttgcattttttaaatatgaagaaggtgaaaacagacacagaaaataatGAAGTGAGCAAAAATCACTGCAGATTGTCTAAGGCAAAGGAACCACATTTCGAGTATATTGAACAACCAATCATTGAAGAAAAGCCATCACTTTcatcaaagaaagaaatagataatCTTTTGCTTCCAGATTGTTGGAATGAAAAACAAGCATTTATGTTTACGGAACAATACAAATGGCTTGAAATAAAAGAAGGTAAATTAGGATGTAAGGATTGTTCAGCAGTTCGGCATTTGGGATCGAAAGCAGAAAAGCATGTCCATGTGTCCAAGGAATGGATTGCATATTTAGTAACCCCTAATGGCAGTAATAAAACTACTAGGCAAGCTtctctacgaaaaaaaattaGGGAACATGATGTTTCTAAAGCCCATGGTAAAATTCAGGATTTGTTAAAGGAATCAACTAATGATTCAATTTGTAATTTAGtgcataaacaaaataataaaaatattgacgCTACTGTAAAAGTTTTCAATACTGTTTACAGTTTAGTAAAACATAACAGACCTTTATCTGATATTGAGGGGGCAAGagaattacaggaaaaaaatggagaggTAAATTGTTTAAATACACGTTACAGTGCAACAAGAATAGCAGAACATAttgcaaaagaaatgaagatgaaGATATTTAAGAATATTATAGAAGAGAATGCCAAAATCTGTATCATAATTGATGAGGCATCTACAGTTTCAAAGAAAACCACCCTAGTGATTTATCTCCAGTGCACAATTCAGTCAGCTCCTGCACCTGTTATGTTATTTGTGGCTTTAAAAGAATTGGTGTCAACTATAGCAGAGTGTATTGTCAATACATTATTGACTACTTTAAATGATTGTGGTTTTACAAATGAATATTTGAAAGCAAATTTAATTGCATTTTGTTCTGATGGTGCTAATACAATCCTGGGAAGAAAGTCTGGAGTAGCTACAAAATTGTTagaaaattttcctgaaatcgtCATTTGGAACTGTTTAAATCATCGATTACAATTGTCACTTGATGATTCTATATccgaaataaaacaaattaatcatttaaaaatatttcttgataaaatttattctatttatcaTCAACCTAATAAAAATCAAACCAAGCTTCTAGGAACTGTAGCTAAAGAACTTGAaactgaaattattaaaattggtCGGGTAATGGGACCAAGATGGGCGGCATGTAGTTTACAAGCTGCTACTGCTGTATGGCATGCATATcctatattatatatgcatttttctcattcttactCTGGTTTGGCGAAGAGATTAGCTAACATTAATTTCTTACAAGACCTTGCTTTAATGATTGACATTCTTGAAGAATTTTCAGTACTTTCAACTGCATTACAGTCAAGATCAACTAATATTCAGAAAGCACAAAAATTGATCAAACGTACCATAAGAgctttggaaaatttaaaaattggtacTGGAAAGTATGAATCTCAAATTGAAGATTTGATCAAGTCAGATAAGTTTAAAGATATTccatttaataaaaacaataaatttaatgCTCTTCCTAGGAGTATATTACTAGACAATATAATTCAGCACATGAACCTACGCCTTTTATCTGACAGATACcatgaagatatttttaattactttgatTTGCTGGAACCTTCCACATGGCCTTAtgaagaaataacttcaccatGGATAGCTGGtgaaaaaacattatttcatttgtgtaaaattttaaaatatgaagttgaTTTGAATGATTTTCGGGAATTTgtcaataataatataaaatcaaaCAATGTTTCAATTCCTACAACTATATACAAAGCTAAAAAGATAGTTAGCACCATTGCAATCAATAGTGCTGAAGCTGAAAGGGGTTTCAATTTAATGAACATAATTTGTACAAGGGTGAGAAATAGTTTAACAATAGATCATGTATCAGATTTAATGACAATAAATTTATTGGGGAAAGAATTAGCAGATTGGGATGCAACACCATTTGTAAAATCTTGGTCAAATTGCAACCACAGGTTGGCTACAGATACAAGAGTTCGGCAAAAGTCAACAAAAGTCTTCCATGAGAATCAACTGGCTATATGGAACTTACAATAGAATATTGTATACgttttttgtcatctgtaaattaTGTACTACACATCCTTTATATACataaaggtcttttttttttgcaaagccaGTTAAACTTTTATCAGCATGTTGCCGTTTAAAAGGCATTCTTTAAGAAGATAATCTTGAAGATTGGTTTTAGGAGCTATAGTTTTTTAGAGATTGGCCCATGTTTGCTAGAGTGGGTCATAATACATATTCCATGAAGTTCTGTACAGAACAAACACTGTTTATAATTTTGTACTGTTTTACTTTAAGTAAGGATGCAAAAAATAGCAGGACTCAGATAAGTTCTAAGCCCTGGAggttatattaaataaaagagaaatggaatAAAAACTGTAAGCCTTTTGGCTCTTGTCTTTCTCGTTTCCGTATCTGTGCTATCtagtatggtagccactagctacatgtggctgaTCAGCTTAGgactaaaagtaaaatttttatttatttacttttacttaaatataaaaactgaaacaatgtaaaatatttttctgcttagCTTTACTGTTTTTCAGTAATACATTTTACTCTGTTACCTTGCATAAGATATGGTTGTTGTAGTGTGCCTGTCAAACTTGTGTGTCATTTCCAATATTGAATATAAACATATTGCTGATAGATATGATACTGCTGTCAGCAGATGGATTCAATGCAAGTTATTTTTTCTACGAATTGATGTAACATCATGTTTATCTGAATATTTTATGCAGACAACAGGAATTACAGTGATTCCTGTGTAAATTGTAACTggtaattgaaatattttaatcatgattaaattatttttctagtttacaCATGAATAtgagcaaatttttaaatttaaaatgaaggcATACTGAGAAAGAATCAAGTGGAGATGCAGAACCTAGTACAACTGAAACAGTAAACAGACTCAAAGAAGGTATGTTGCAGATTTGACAATGAATGGCAATTGCAGTTTGCTGTGGCAGAGCAAAACAAGCTGCTATTTAAGAAAGAAAGTAGGAAAATTGAGACTTCAGCAGATGCAAAATGAATTgggtaaattatatttcatatgccaaaaagaatcaatgaaatttAGTCACCTAAAATCAGAATTaacaagagtttttaaaaacaattttagaagGAACTAAGGTTGTAAGTTTGGCCAGATGTGAAatagctgagattttttttttttttttttttttttcgagacagagtcttgttgtgtcacccaggctggagtgcaatggcgcagtcttggctcactgcaacctccgcttcccgggttcaagtgattctcctgcctcagcctcccgagtagctaggattacaggagtgtgccaccacgcctggctaattattttttttttgagacggagtcttgttgtgtcacccaggctggagtacagtggtgcaatctcggctcactgcaacttccaccttctgggttcaagcaattctcctgcctcagcctcccaagtagctgggattacaggtgtctgccaccatgcccagctaattttttgtattttttatagagacggggttctaccttgttggccaggctggtctcaaactcctgacctcaggtgatgcgcctgcctcagcctcccaaagtactaggattacaggagtgagccaccatgctcagcaaaaTAGCTGAGATTCTTGCATGAAagaattagggttttttttttttttggatgggagaggggagggtCCTGCTATGTcaactggactgcagtggctcactgcagcctcttcctcctgggcctaagcagtcctcccacctcagccccctaagtagctgggaatacaggtacatgccaccacacccagctagtttttatatctttttgtagagatggggttttgccatgttgcccaggttggtattggactcctgggctcaagcagccttcctgccttggcctcccaaagtgctgggattataggcatgaaccaccatgcctggctgagaactagttttaaatggataaatgtgaaattatttcaGTTGAAGAAATTGTTAGAAAATTACGAATAAAAGCCTAAATaagatgttttattaaaaattacaaggccttgctgggtgctgtggcttatgcctgtaatcccagcactttgggaggccgaggcaggtggatcatgaggttaggagatcgaaaccatcctggctaatacagtgaaaccccatctctactaaaaatacagaaaattagctgggcctggtggcacgcacctgtagtcccagctactcgggaggctagggcaggagaatcgcttgaacccaggaggcggaggttgcagtgagcagagatcacaccactaaactccagcctgggcaacagagcgagactttgtctccaaaaaaaaaaaaaaaaaggtacaaggCCTTTAGTTAAGCACCAAACAATTGCTCTTAGAATATAGGACCTAGCAATATTAAAGATTAATTGATTCTAAATCTGAAAAATCATAAGTACATTTCTGTAGTTTTAGAACAGTTTCATAATTTGGGAAACTACCCAACTAACACACTACATTGAGTCTCATAGGacttaaaaattatgaagaaataatttcaatttatGGCCCCAAAAGTCAaatttatggccaggtgcagtggttcacacgtgtaatcccagcactttgggaggccgaggcaggtggatcacctgaggtcaggagttcgagaccagcctgaccaacaaggtgaaaccctgcctctcctaaaaatacaaaattatccaggcatggtggcaggtgcctgtagtcccagctactcaggaggctgagacaggagaattgcttgaacctgggaggcagaggtttccgtGAGctaaaatcgcaccactgcactcctgcctgagcgacggagcaagactccaagtcaaaaaaaaaaaaaaaaacaaatttatgcagctgtttttttaataattaaatgttaattattattattttttgagacagggtcttgctttgtcgcccaggcagtggcatgatcctggctcactgcaacctctgcttctaggctcaagcaatcctcccacctcagcttcccaagtagtagggattacaggcacatgccaccacaatcggctagtttttgtatttttggtagagacagggtttccccatgatgcccaggctggcctcgaactccctggttcaagtgatccacccgccttagcctcccagaatgccgatattacaggtgtgagccaccgcgcccatctcATGCAGCTTTTAAAATCTCTGCGTGTGTTATAACAGTTTCAgctagatgagaaaaaaaaaaacattttctgtcaCAATAAATGGCACTCCAGCTAagttaggttaaaaaaaatcagatttcattagaattttaaaacaaacttgATGTTTCTGTTATTTCTTCATTCCagtaaatgatatggtttgaaaatatttatgctCAGATTTTTAAATGGTCTCTACAACAAATTGTCACTTGTTGGGTTCAATTAAGTGCTCATTGTATAAGTGCACATGGTACAAATCAACACCAGCTTATAGGATTGTGGAAAGAATTAAGAGATGAATTTAGTGATCTTATATACCCTGTCAGTTGGTCATATTGTGGAAGAGCTCTACAAAACTTACTGTACTGTTAACTCCAAGATTTTCTTCCAATAACAGGGATGCTAGCCAGATATTTAATAATCAAAGACCAAAAATGGCAGTTTAATTTTTCTACCCAATATCCTATGGCATATGAATGATCCAAATTTGAAGCTCCAAGGATAGGAAAAAGCTTACTTGTGCCTGTCCTAGACAAGTACTAGAGTTTATATTGAAATcaaaacttctaaaaataaaaatcagtaagattaattttactcatttttctaaCACGAGTCAGTATGCTTGAAGTTTTCATTGTATTTGATGTCATGTAAATTTactgtaaaaaataagaaaaaattttaaaatgctttattgaTTAAATTTAGGGTTGCTTTTCAGTATACTCAGTAACTCCGAAGTCAGTGTTAACAGTACTGAGCTtacataagatttattgaattTACCTAACTTAGGCAAATGTTTTCAAACTTATATGCTTTTGGTCCAAAGTCAaatcaattattttgaaaaagatgaatgggatttttttcagtgtggatatgaaaaataaaataaaatgatagctaTGTTTGGAACAATTGGGTTTGTGAGTCTACTTTGTCGTCTgtgaattttatgaaatgtataTACAAATCAAGTATGATGAAAACAGGAATTGAGATGTGCCTTAGGTGTGAAATACACATTAGATTTTAAAGACTTAACATGCAAATTATCACACTTAATAACTATATTGATAATATGTTATAAATTGATATTGATAATATGttataaattgataaatattattttggatatattgggttaaataaaataatcactgTATTTATATTTCAGAATTACATATGTGggccaggcgcactggctcatgcctgtaatcccagcactttgggaggctgaggcgggcggatcacaagttcaggagattgagaccatcctggctaacacggtgaaaccccgtctctactaaaaatacgaaaaattagctggtgtggtggtgggcgcctgtagtcccagctactcgggaggctgaggcaggagaatggcgtgaacccgggaggcagagcttacagtgagccgagatcgtgccactgcactccagcctgggcgagagtgagactctgtctgaaaaaaaaaaaaaaaaaaaatagaattacatatgtggcttgcaGTATAGTTGTATTAGACAGCACTACCCTATATGATAGTTACTCTCAAAACCAAGTTTCACCAATCTAGACCTTACTGTTGACTTCAGGATCCATAGTCAACTGTCTTTTTCATCAGTTTCACATTGTTGTTCCGTAGGCATTTTAAACTGAATAGGTCCAAAGCTGAATTTATTCATCTCTCATCATATCTGTTTTGAAAAATGGCCCAACCATTTCCCTTGATGCTCAAACTAGAAATGTAGAAGATATTTGAAACCTTTTCTTCATCCACCTTGCCCTGTCTCTTTCACCTCTCCTACTGTAGTTATTTTGGTTCAAgtcattatttttcttgcttaGAGTAATATAATAACTTTCTAACAAGTCTCTCTGCCTTCATTCTTGCCCCTTGTTAATACTAATATATCCTTCATACTAAGGATTGACTATTCTgaagtttacatttatttttatgtaacttTTATTAGGAAGACATTCAGACAACAAGAAAGTCAAATCACTTAAACAGATTTATAATCTTGTATAGCAAATCTAGAGATGGCTACAGTCTTTGCTTGAGTAGCTCAATAGTGTCATTGTTGTGTTATCTGGGGTGGTTTTGGTCTTTCCCTCATAATTGCCGGATGCCTGGCACAGTTTTAGGGATGCTCGATTTAAGACAACATGGCAAGGCCTGGATCAAGCCCTGTGTATTCGTCAGAAAGTCAAAAGCTTTGCCAGAAGCTTTTCCAAGCAGACTTATATTTCACTGGCCAGAACTGTGTCAGCATGGCCATACTCACTGCAAGGGAATGTTGGGATGTGAGCTTTTACCTTTCATAGCTTCTGTATTAGAAGTAGGCAAGGGAGAAAGAATTGGGAATGGGTGGTTGGTTAGCTGGTCTATGAAGTCTAACATATTTCTCCTCTACTGAAAAGCTTTTACTGGCTCCCCACTTTGTTCAGGATAGTTTAAGGTTATAATGAGTCTGTGCCCTCCATCTGTTGCTGAGCTCAAGGTAGCTGCCACTGGCCTGGTTATGAAAGGGCAATTTAAAGATGATCTAATAGGGTCTCTTTGTTTTATAGGTAATAAAACTGACATTTCAAGAGGTTTAGTCAATTGCCAGGGTCACAGTTAACCAAAATTATGAACAGATAACCAAAATTATTATTGAATGTTTGGGAACTgaaaatgtgatttatttatttatttatttatttatttatttttgttatagaaACTGGctcttgccacgttgcccaggctggtcttgaacccctggcctcaagtgatcctcctgctttggcctcccaaagtgctgggattacaggcacgaaccacagCATCTGGCCTGAAATATGTGATTTTAAATTATGttccgccttttttttttttttgaaacagagtcttcgctctgtcaccaggctgtagtacaatggcgcgatcttggctcactgcaacctccaacttcgtggttcaagcgattctcctgcctcagcctcctgagtagctgggattacaggcacgtgccaccacgcccagctaatttttgtatttttagtagagacggagtttcaccatgttggccaggctggtctcaatctcctgacctcgtgatccgcccacctcggcctcccaaagtgctggaattacaggcatgagccaccgcgcccggccatgttcCACCTTTTAATATCAAGATGGCCTGGGAGAGTTGATTGATATCTCTGAGTATTAATTTACCTATCTTTCAACAAGGATAATAATTGCATCTTGAATGgttctagttatttatttatttatttatctgttgagacagggtcttactctgttgcccaggtgggagtgcagtggcacagtcatggctcactgcagcattgaactTCCAGACTtgggcaatcctcctgcctcagtctcccaagtagctgggactacaggcacatgccatcatgctcagctaatttttaaattatttgtagagacggggtcttctgttgcccaggctgctctcaaactgctaggctcaagtgctcatcctgcctcagcctcccaaaatgctgggattacaggtgtgagcccccacattCAGCCTAGTTTCAGGTTTTATGGGGCCTGTTGATTATTGAATTTGGCACACTAAGAAAAATAATCCCATAAAATTGTGAATATACCattagaaattatttgaaatatttatttagattaaGAAATCATTACAATCTTCGcaatatttaaaagttaacaaTATCACAAAACATAGAGGTGAAAAAGACATGATCTTTTTATTAATTATAgctctataattatttttaattattttttcctaggttttcttttttttttttttagacagggtctcactccgttgcccaggctaaagtgcaatggtgcgatctcggcttactgcaacctccaccacctgggctcaagagatccttccacctcagtctcctgagtagctagaaccataggcacgtgccaccacgttgggctaatttttgtgtttttatagagacaggttttcaccatgttgcccaggctggtctcaaactcctgagctcaagcaatccactgaccttggcctccaaaagttccagggtaacaggcatgagccagattACTGCCTGGTCCctagttttcttttggttttatatGCATTGATTGTCTCCATTTGACAATTCTGTAATATCCTTTTCTATAGAGGTATAGAAGGGTAATTGACAGTATCCTCTAGCATAGTTGATggaaatttgcttttttatttttgacagtttaCATAGGTTTCTTTCCAATTCTCAACTGTGACTAATCAATATAATTTTTAGGATTATTATCACGTGGGGAAACTCCTATTAAGAGTCACATCTGAGCTACAAGATTTCAGAGCATTTCAATTTTCTGTGGAGTGACTGCTCTTAAATATTGTTTGAATTGACCATTCAAAGTATTCCTAGAAGACTTCCCAACTGAGATGGCCAGCAATAGTTTAACTATACATGGAAGAAAtttcaaagtacacaaatatatCCCAGTCACTCCTTAACAAGAGCTCAGAAATGTCTACTGCCACTATATGGTTACAACAGGAAGGGAAAGTACACAGAAGGTGCAGCTGAAATGGAAACAGATGGTAGTCTTAACTGACtatggtaaaaatatttttgtggccgggcatgatggctcacacctgtaatcctag
This DNA window, taken from Pan paniscus chromosome 5, NHGRI_mPanPan1-v2.0_pri, whole genome shotgun sequence, encodes the following:
- the KIAA1586 gene encoding E3 SUMO-protein ligase KIAA1586 homolog isoform X1: MGDPGSKIIESVPPAGPEASESTTDENEDDIQFVSEGPSRPVLEYIDLVCGDDENPSAYYSDILFPKMPKRQGDFLHFLNMKKVKTDTENNEVSKNHCRLSKAKEPHFEYIEQPIIEEKPSLSSKKEIDNLLLPDCWNEKQAFMFTEQYKWLEIKEGKLGCKDCSAVRHLGSKAEKHVHVSKEWIAYLVTPNGSNKTTRQASLRKKIREHDVSKAHGKIQDLLKESTNDSICNLVHKQNNKNIDATVKVFNTVYSLVKHNRPLSDIEGARELQEKNGEVNCLNTRYSATRIAEHIAKEMKMKIFKNIIEENAKICIIIDEASTVSKKTTLVIYLQCTIQSAPAPVMLFVALKELVSTIAECIVNTLLTTLNDCGFTNEYLKANLIAFCSDGANTILGRKSGVATKLLENFPEIVIWNCLNHRLQLSLDDSISEIKQINHLKIFLDKIYSIYHQPNKNQTKLLGTVAKELETEIIKIGRVMGPRWAACSLQAATAVWHAYPILYMHFSHSYSGLAKRLANINFLQDLALMIDILEEFSVLSTALQSRSTNIQKAQKLIKRTIRALENLKIGTGKYESQIEDLIKSDKFKDIPFNKNNKFNALPRSILLDNIIQHMNLRLLSDRYHEDIFNYFDLLEPSTWPYEEITSPWIAGEKTLFHLCKILKYEVDLNDFREFVNNNIKSNNVSIPTTIYKAKKIVSTIAINSAEAERGFNLMNIICTRVRNSLTIDHVSDLMTINLLGKELADWDATPFVKSWSNCNHRLATDTRVRQKSTKVFHENQLAIWNLQ
- the KIAA1586 gene encoding E3 SUMO-protein ligase KIAA1586 homolog isoform X2, producing MGDPGSKIIESVPPAGPEASESTTDENEDDIQFVSILFPKMPKRQGDFLHFLNMKKVKTDTENNEVSKNHCRLSKAKEPHFEYIEQPIIEEKPSLSSKKEIDNLLLPDCWNEKQAFMFTEQYKWLEIKEGKLGCKDCSAVRHLGSKAEKHVHVSKEWIAYLVTPNGSNKTTRQASLRKKIREHDVSKAHGKIQDLLKESTNDSICNLVHKQNNKNIDATVKVFNTVYSLVKHNRPLSDIEGARELQEKNGEVNCLNTRYSATRIAEHIAKEMKMKIFKNIIEENAKICIIIDEASTVSKKTTLVIYLQCTIQSAPAPVMLFVALKELVSTIAECIVNTLLTTLNDCGFTNEYLKANLIAFCSDGANTILGRKSGVATKLLENFPEIVIWNCLNHRLQLSLDDSISEIKQINHLKIFLDKIYSIYHQPNKNQTKLLGTVAKELETEIIKIGRVMGPRWAACSLQAATAVWHAYPILYMHFSHSYSGLAKRLANINFLQDLALMIDILEEFSVLSTALQSRSTNIQKAQKLIKRTIRALENLKIGTGKYESQIEDLIKSDKFKDIPFNKNNKFNALPRSILLDNIIQHMNLRLLSDRYHEDIFNYFDLLEPSTWPYEEITSPWIAGEKTLFHLCKILKYEVDLNDFREFVNNNIKSNNVSIPTTIYKAKKIVSTIAINSAEAERGFNLMNIICTRVRNSLTIDHVSDLMTINLLGKELADWDATPFVKSWSNCNHRLATDTRVRQKSTKVFHENQLAIWNLQ